In Chitinophagaceae bacterium C216, the genomic stretch TGAGTTTTATATTAAATCCAACAACGTCTATAAAGGCATCTTATGTGCGTAATGTTCAAAACCTGCACCTAATAGCTAATTCTACTACCAGTGCACCTACGGATAAATGGATCGCCAGTACGAATATTGTGAAACCCGAAATTGCAGATCTGGTATCTCTGGGTTGGTATAAAAATTTTGCCGGCAATCGTTATGAGTTTACTACAGAGGTGTACTATAAAAAAATGTATAATCAGATTGATTATCGTGACGGTGCAGAAGTGTTTACCAATGATGCCATTGAGACGCAACTGCTATTTGGTATCGGACGTGCTTATGGTTGGGAACTATTTTTAAAGAAGAAAACTGGTAAAACAACGGGTTGGATAAGTTATACGCTTTCTAAAACGGAGCGTAAAATAAACGGAATAAATGATGGTGCATGGTACAATGCGCGTCAGGATAGAACGCATGACATAGCTCTTGTTGTAAATCATCAACTAAATAGGCGCTGGAATCTTGCCGCCAATTGGATATTTTATACCGGAGATGCTGTGACTTATCCCAGTGGGAAATATATTATCGATAACCAGGTGGTGTTTTATTATACCAAACGCAATGCCGATCGTATGCCCAATTATCATAGATTGGATTTGGGCGCAACTTGGGTGTTGAAAGATAAAAAGAAGTTTAGATCAGAACTTGCATTTAGCTTGTATAATGCTTATGGGAGAGAAAATCCGTATATGATCACTTTTAGGCAGAATGAGGATGATCCTACCAAAACAGAAGCCGTTAAAACTTCGTTGTTTAAATTTGTTCCTTCAATCTCTTACAACTTTAAGCTTAAATAAATGAGGTATTTGAGAAACATATTCAGTGTGGTATCCTGTCTGTTTTTGATTTCCTGTGAGAAGGTGATTACAGTACCCATAAAAGATGCAGCGCCTCAGTATGTCATTAATGGTTATATTACCGATAGCGAAAACTCTTGCCGTGTATTGATTTATACTACTGTTGGGTTCAACGATACGAATTTCGAAACAGGAGTTTCAGGTGCTATTGTAACCGTCGCCGAAAATGATAAATCTCCTGTGCGGTTGGAGGAAGTTGAAAGAGGCCTTTATAGAGCCAATCTTACCGGTAAGTCAGGCAATACCTACTCTCTTAGGGTAGAATTGGATGGCAAAATATATACCGCTGCATCCACCATGCCGCGAAAGGTGAATATCGATACTCTTTATATTACCGAGCGGCCTTTTTTAGGTAAGACCAGAAAGTTTGCTACTGTAGAGTTTACCGATCCGCCCCAAAGTGGTAATGCTTATCGATTTATTCAATATGTAAATGGAGAGCCGGAAGCTACTGTATTTGTGACTAACGATACTTTAATTAACGGTCGTCGTGTGAAGTATGATTTGCTGGTGTTTAATGACGAGTATACTTTGTATAAGTGTGATCAGGTATACGTGGTTATGCAGTCTATCGATTACTCCAATTATCTTTTCTGGAATAGTTTAAACCAAAGTGCTTTGGGGGCACCTCAAACCGCATCTCCTGCCAACCCTTTAAGTAATATTAAGGGTGGTGCTTTGGGACATTTTAGTGCACATACAATATCTTCGTATAATGTAGCGGTATTCCCTGATTCCACCTGTAGTTACCCTGAGTCAAGCTTGAGACCTGAGTTGAAGGTGTGGGAATAATAAATGCCCTTAAACGGATACAATATTATTAAAAAGTAAAAAATACTTTGCCGATATTAGTTTCAAATTACCCATTCAAAACAATACGCAGTGAAGCAACTATCGATTAAAGATATCGCCAAGCTGGCAGGAGTTGTGCCTTCAACAGTATCATTCGTGATCAATGGAAAAGAGAAGGAAATGCGCATTAGCGATGAGCTTGCCGCCAAAATTAGAAAAATTATTGCCGAAACAGGCTATGTTCCCAACCGTTCCGCGGCCAGTTTGCGTACCGGTAAAACGCATGTGATTGGCCTCATTGTAGAAGACATATCCAATGTGTTCTTCTCGCTTCTGGCTAAAGCAGTAGAGGATATTGCTTATAAAGATGGCTACAGAGTTGTATATTGTAGTACGGAGAATGAGGATAAAAAAGGCGTAGAATTAATTAGGGTGTTGCATAAGCAAGTAGATGGGTTTATTGTGACACCGTCTATTGGAATGCGGGATGAAATACTCAAGCTAAAAAAAATCAAAAAACCCGTTGTATTGCTTGACCGTTATTTCCCTGATGCGAATATCCCTTATGTGCTGGTGGATAATAAAAAAGCTATTGCACAGGGAGTAGACTTACTGATTTCACGTGAGTATAAAAATATTGCTTTTGTTGTAACAGCGCTTGATCAAGTACAAATGCAGGAACGTTTAGAGGCATTTCGACAATGTATAAAAAAGCATACGGGTTGTATGCCAAAGTATGTATTAAAGCTTCCTTTTTCCACAATGGAAAACGCTTATGAGAAAGGTATAAAAAGTTTTTTGGAACAACATCCTGAGATTGATGCTATCTTTTTTGCAACAAACTATCTTACTATCGATGGATTGAGAGCCTTGCAGGCGCTGAAATGGAAAATCCCTGATAGGGTAGGTGTGTTGTCTTTTGATGATCATGCGATTTTTAAATTGTATATGCCTTCTATTACCGCCATTAATCAGCCTATTGTAGACATCGCTCGTAAAGGTATTGAGTTGCTGATTGCGCAAATGAATAATCAGGCAGATCGTAATAACAGTAAGGTTTTATTGGAAGCAGAACTAATTTGCAGAGATTCTTTAAGAAAGCCTTCTAAGAAAACAAAATTGTCGTAAGACAATATTATGAGAAACAATCCCCAATGCATTTTCACTTAAGAAAATTTCTGTAAAGGAAAAATTAAAATTTTGTTTTTTGAAAACTTTTATTACTTTTACTAGGCAAAAACGATTTTGCCATTTGAGTATGCTTATTGTCGAAAATGATTGTGTGTCCGTAAGTTAAACCAAGATTGATTGAGCCCAAATTAATCTATCGCTCAAATGACATTTTGAGAAATATTATAAGCTGCTGGCGTGGCATTTTGCTTTTAGTGTGCGAGTAAAGCCGTTGCTTTATAGTACAGGGTGGTGTATTCTGTTCGCTTTCAAATAACCATTTAAGGAGTAAACAATAATAACTTGTCGTATGCACTTTTTAATCAAACAGAAGCTGGCGCTCGCTTTGCTAGTGTCATTATTTGTACCTCTGTTCCTTATTGCTCAGGTATCTGATTCAGAATCGATCGTTGTTTCAGGTACTGTAAGGGATAAGTTAAATGCGGTTATGTCAGGTGTTACCATTCAAAACCTGCGAACCGGTGTCACCAGCCTTACCGATGCTAACGGGTATTATGAAATAGCTGCATCAAAAGGCGATACACTTACTGCCTCGCATGTGGGTTATATTACGCATCGCTGGGTTTTTTCGGAGAGAATTGTAGAAAACATTACGCTCGAAGCTGTGGCGGGAAGTTTGGAAGATGTAGTAGTGGTGGGTTATGGCCAGCAGAAGAAAATTAGTCTGGTAGGTGCTCAGTCTACAGTAAAGGCAGAAGAGCTGAAACATCCTGTAGCAAATCTCAGTACCATGCTGTCTGGTCGTATCGCTGGGTTGGTAGGCGTACAACGTTCGGGTTTGCCGGGTAGTAACTCTGCCGATATCTGGATTAGGGGTATTCAGACATTTGGTGGAAATGCTAGTGGTGCACTGGTGATCATCGATGGTATTCAGGGTCGTGATTTGAACAGTGTGGATCCGGAAGACATCTCGTCCTTTACCATCCTCAAGGATGCGGCGGCTACTGCCGTATATGGATCTTTAGGTGCGAATGGTGTAATTCTTATCAACACTAAGAGAGGTAAATCTGGTAAGGTAAACCTTATGTTTAACTATAACGAAGGTATTACCATGTTTACCAAAGTGCAAAAGATGGCCGATGCTAAGACCTATATGGAGCTTAAGAATGAGGCTATGATTGCGGCAGGATATGCACCTCAATTTTCTCAGGCTTATATCGATAGCACCTTATCCGGAACAGCCAATCCATACGTTTATCCCAATGTGGATTGGTTAGATCTTCTGTTTAAGGATGTAGCTCCTAATCGTCGATTTAACTTTAGCGCATCGGGTGGTACGGAAAACACACGCTTTTATACTTCGCTTGCTTACTATTCAGAAGATGCGTTGTTGAGAACCGATCCTGCAGTAACCTACGATGCCAATACGCGTTTTCAACGATACAATTTTACTTCCAATATCGATATGAATTGGACGAAGACTACTAAGTTCTATCTGGGCATTAGTGGTTATATAACCGATTATAATCAACCAGGAGCCGGAGCTACACAAGCATTTAGTCAGGCAATGAATGCAAGCCCCGTGTTCTATCCGCCTATGTACCCCGGAAACTTAGTAGCGGGTATTGCTTATGGTAGTACTCCTTCTCCTAACCCTTGGGCTGCAGTAACGCAAACCGGATATACCAATAGGTTTACCTCTAAGCTGAACTCTAATGCCAGCATTACACAGGATTTGAGTTTTTGGGTAAAAGGTTTGTCGGTGAATGCCATGTACTCATTCGACTTATATAATGAGTCTTCCCATAGCAGAAGACGATCTAGAACGCTTTATTATCTGAATCAGGCTCAGCCTTATAAGCCGGACGGCAGCCTGAATCTGGAACAAATGCTTACGGGTTCTGATAACTTAGACTTTAGTACGTCTAACTATGCTAACCGCCAGTTTACCTTACAGGCACAGGCGATTTACGATAGACATTTTAATGATCACCATATTTATTCCATGCTGGTGTATAATCAGTTGAGTCAGATTTATCCATTTACCAGCTCTTGGACTGACTTTATTCCTCACCGTCAGCAAAACTATGCCGGGAAAGCTACCTATTCTTTCCGTCAGAAGTATTTTGCCGAATTCAACGTGGGGTATAACGGTTCGGAAGACTATGCACCTTCACGCAGATTTGGTTTCTTCCCTTCTGTGGGTGTGGGTTGGGTATTATCTAAAGAGAAATTCTTCGAACCTTTATCTAATATTTTCCAGTTCTTCAAAATCCGTTATTCGAATGGTATTGCCGGAGCCCCCGGAACCGGATTGCGTTTCGGTTATTTAACGCTGATTACCACAAATGCACGTGGTATTACTTATGGTAAACCTGGTAGCAGTACAAGTGTTTCAGGTATTAATATTTCTCAATATGGAGCAGATGTAAGCTGGGCTACTTCACATACTCAGGATTTAGGTTTGGAATTTAATATTCTGAACAACAAGCTTTCGTTTGTTCTTGATTATTTCAGATCTCATCGTACTGGTGTATTCCTTACCCGCGCTGATTTTCCGGGATATGCAGGCTTGCAATACAATCCTATTGGAAACTATGGTATTGTAGATGCATCAGGTTTCGATGGTACTGTTGAATTGCAACCCATTCAGTTGGGTCTTAAATCGACAATATCCTTTAGAGGAACTTTCTCTTACAATAGAGACCGACTGGTGGAAAACAGACAGGCGCCTTATGCGGACCCTTATCAAGAAAGAAGAGGGCAGAACATTCTGGCACAGTTTGGTTATGTAGCTGAAGGAATTTTCCAAAGTCAGGAAGAAATTGATAATAGCCCCGATCAGTCCTATTTGGGTAATCCCAGAGTGGGGGACTTAAAGTATAAAGATTTGAACGGCGATGGTGTGATCAATGCTTATGACCAGACCAAGATTAGCCGTGGCGATGTTCCCGATCTGGTATATGGTTTTGGATTTAATTTCACCTTAGGACGTTTTTATCTGAGTGCCTTTTTCCAAGGAATTAGTGGTGCCTACCGAACCTTAAGCGGTATTGCACGTGCACCTTTCTCTGGTGATGGAAACGATGGTAACGTATATGCTATCGTAACCGACAGATGGACAGAAGATAATCCAAAGGCTAATCCATTCTATCCTCGTCTGGCTTTTGGTAGCGTGGCTTCTGCCAATAACAATGTGCCTAGTACCTGGTGGGTGCGGGATATTGATTTCATAAGATTAAAAACTGTGGATTTTGGATATAATTTACCTAATGGAACTTTAAAGAGCATCGGTTTGAAAAATGCACGCATCTACTTTTCCGGTGTAAATCTGCTTTACTGGAGCAAGTTTAAGCTGTGGGATCCGGAAATGAATACCGGTGACGGTAATACTTATCCCAACACAAGAAACTTATCATTAGGTATACAGGCTAATTTCTAATACATTGAAAATATTATATAAAATGAGAAACCGAATTTTATTGATAACAGCCGTTCTGAGTTTATTCCTTGCATCATGCAGCAAGTTCCTGGATCAGGTTCCTGATGATGTACTCAAGGAAGAAGACATCTTTAAGTCCTTAGTAAATACAAGGGCTTATCTGGCACAGGTATATACGAACATGCCTGATGAATTTAGTTGTCGGTTTGCCCCCAGCAACTACGCCGGACCTTATACAGGCGCCTCTGATGAGGCCAACTATTGGTCTCTATCTTGGGTTATGTCCAACTCTATGAACCAAAGTACATGGGATAATACGGCAGGGGGTACGTTTTGGATCAACTGGTACAAACCGGTAAGAACCGCTACAGACTTTATCAAGAAAATAGATAACGCCAACCCTGCAGAAGTAAGTGACATGATCAAATTGCACTACAAAGGAGAAGCTAGGGCTATGCGCGCTATCTTCTATTTCTGGATGATGCGCTTATATGGACCTATCATTATTTTGGATAATGAAGTGCCTGTGGATGGCACAGGAGATGAGATCTTCTTTGCGCGCCGTCCGTTTGATGAGTGTGTTGATTATGTAGTAGAGCAATTAGACTCGGCTTATATGGAGATTAAACAGTCTGTGCAAGGTACCGGACAGCGTCATGATAAACCGCTTACTTATAACAACGTGGTAGAATATGGTCGTGTCACATCAGGTGTTTGTAAGGCATATAAATTACAGGTGTTAATGCTGGCTGCAAGCCCGCTATTTAACGGTAACACCCGTTTAGCAAGTTTGAAGAATCACGATGGTACTCAGCTGGTAAGCCAAACTTACGATCCTAATAAATGGGTGCGTGCTGTAAATGCTGCAAGAGAATTTCTAGAGGAGTTCGATGGACCTACCTATACGCTATACCGTGAGTCAGATCCCGATCCTTGGGTTGCAGCTTACAAGTCTTGTAAAAATGTAATTGTTACAGATTGGAACGACGAATGGATTTTTGGACGTCCGATGTCAAGTACAGGAGATTACTGGTATGATATTACACCTAAATTGGTGGGCTATTCCTCATCTGTTGCTAAAGGAGCCGGTTTCTTGTCGGTAAACCAATCTATGGTGGATGCTTATGAAATGAGAAACGGATTGCGTATTACTAATCCGCTTTCAGGATACGTAAGCTCTGGTTTTTCAGATTTTAAGTCTCCTTATGATGTAAGGGAAAGACGTACATTCAATCAATGGGTAAACAGAGAAGCCCGTTTTTACGTAGGGGTTACCTACAACAGAAGCTACTGGCAAAATCAAGCTGGCGATGTCGAAGTGATTCCTGTATTTGAAAAGAGCGGTAACTCCGGAAGAAGTCAGAGTACTTGGGATGTAACTTCTACCGGATATATTGTAAGAAAGCAACTTGCTACTACCGGTTCGGCCAGCAGGGGATGGGTATATTTAAGACTCGCACAGATTTATCTTGACTACGCTGAGGCCTTAAATGAAGTAGAACCCGGTCATCCCGATATTCTAAAATACCTCAACATGATAAGAGAAAGAGCCGGGCTGCCAGGATATGGTAGCGGACCAGGTCAAATTGAAGCTCCTACAACACAATCGGGTATAAGAGAGATTATAAGACACGAGCGTCAGATTGAGTTGGCATTTGAAAACGTACGTTACTTCGATGTACGCAGATGGTTGATTGCCGAGGAAACCATGGGTGCTGATGTATATGGTATGAATACTTTTGCTGATGGAGATGACTTTTATGAAAGAGTGTTGGTGCAAAAGAGAAGATTCTTGCCAAGAGATTACTTATGGCCTATTCCGCACGATGAAATTTTAAAGGATAAATATCTGGTGCAAAATCCTGGTTGGTAATAATCAGATTATTCAACAAAGTCTGAAGCGTAAAAAACAAAGAACATGAAATCAAATAACTATATAGAAAAGGCCAGACTGTTTAATATAAAAGGTTTGACAGCCTTGGCATTAGCCACATCTCTTTTGTCGGCCTGTGTTAAAAATGATGATCTAGTTTCTCCTCAGGAAGGAACCATATATATGCCACAAGCATATCAAGATAAATCCGTTATGACGCTCTATAAAATGGATGATCCGCAGAAAGTTACATTCGGAGCTTATTATGCGGGGTTCAATGGAGCACCAAGCGATATTACAGTAAAGTTCGAAGTGGATCCTGCCTATGTAGATTGGTACAACGAACTTAACTCTCATTTGAGTTACAGATATCATCTGTTTCCCGATAGTACTTATAATCTCACTGGCTTGGAAACCGTTATCAAAGCAGGTAAGAAAACTTCCGAACCACTTGCTATAGAGATTGAAGGCAAGAAACTCCAGTTTGGATACAAGTACATGCTTCCCATAAGAATTGTAAGTGTATCTGATGGAACAACTGATAGTTCACTATCCGTTACTTATTTCAGGCTGGATACTTTGCTGACACGAGTAAAAGACTTTACTTCTGAGGCTACTTTAACAGTAAGTGATGAAAACCGCAACGGGGCCGGTTCGGCAGAGGGGTCTCCTAAGCTGGTTGATGGTAGTGTGGATACTAAGTTCTTGAGTTTTGATTATCACTCTGAATTCTGGATGCAGCTTTCATTCAGCGAACCGAAGTTCATTGATGCCTATGATATGACCTCTGCTAATGATGCTGTAGAACGCGATCCACGCGACTGGCAACTATTGGGATCTAATGATGGCACTAACTGGACGGTGCTGGATACAAGAATAGATGAAGCTTTCCCTGACAGGAAGTTTACGCGTCGCTTCAATATTGAAAACCCCGGTAGTTACAGACATTATCGATTGAAGGTAACTCGTAATATGGGGGCTACATTATTCCAGATGGCCGAATGGCGTTTGTTGCAGTTCTATTAATAGATTCCCGATCATGAATGGAAGGATAAGACTTGCTTTTCTCCTATGGAGCGGCAAGTCTTATTTTTACCATATTTAACGATTGTTCCACTATCAGCAGTAGTAAATGAAAAAACTCATTTTAAATATCCTAGCTCTTATTCTTTGGACAAGCAGTTTTGCTCAAGAAAAAACAGCATTTCAGATAGCTGCTCCCTGGAGCGAAGTTTATGATGTACGCTCCGATATTGCTATTGTCTACGGTGTTAATGATGCGGGTGGCCATTTTGAAGAAAGGGTTAAAGGCTGGCGCGATAAGGGGTACCAGGTTCACTTTATGACCGGTGTAGCCTGGGGACAGTATCAGGATTATTTCTTAGGGCATTATGATGGCAAGAATCATTTGGATGAAGGCCAGGTCAATCGTAACGGTGATACGATATGGCATGGGAAAAATGTTCCGTATATCGTTCCTTCTGCAGGGTTTATTGCCTATTTAAAAACACATCTAAAGCGGGCTATTGATGCCGGGGTGACGGCTATACATCTCGAGGAGCCGGAATTTTGGGCTCGTGCTGGTTACAGTGAAGCTTTTAAAAAGGAATGGAAGAAGCACTATGGATTTGATTGGATGCCTCAGCATGAATCTCCTAATGCAACTTGGCTATCATCCAAACTTAAGTACCAGCTTTACTATAATGCTTTGAAAGAATGCTTTGCATTTGTAAAAGAATATAGTAAAAAGCAGGGTAAAGAGGTTGCTTGTTATGTGCCCACCCATTCCTTATTGAATTACTCTGCTTGGAGTATTGTAAGTCCCGAAGCAAGTTTAGCTTCTATAAAAGATGTGGATGGTTATATCGCCCAGGTATGGACCGGAACTTCAAGAGAACCCGTATATTTTAATGGGGTTAATAGGGAAAGAGTGTTTGAGAATGCTTTTCTGGAGTATGGAAGTATGATATCTATGATTCAGCCCACGGGAAAGAAAATTTTCCTTTTAACAGATCCCATTGAAGATAGATCTCGCACATGGGATGATTATAAGAGAAACTATCAGGCTACTTTTACTGCTAAACTCTTATATCCCTCGGTTGCAGATTATGAAGTAATGCCTTGGCCTGATCGTATTTATCGAGGAAGATTTCCGGTAGAAAATAGCAATGAAAGGCAACCTATCTCACCTGATTATGCAACACAGATGCAGGTAATGGTGAATGCGCTGAACACAATGCCCATTTCGACTAATAAAGTCAGCGGAAGTCAGGGGATAGGAGTGTTGGTATCCAACTCTATGATGTTTCAGCGATTCCCTACCCACGAAGGATACGAAGATCCTCAATTGTCTAATCTTTATGGAATGGCTATGCCGCTTCTCAAAAGAGGAGTGCCGGTTGAGATTGTGCATATGGAAAATCTAACGCATGAAAATGCATTAAAAGACATTCGAGTGTTGATCATGAGCTATTCCAATATGAAGCCTTTGAGCGAAACTTATCATAAAGCTTTAGCAGATTGGGTGAAGCAGGGTGGTATATTGGTGTATTATGGACGAGACAATGATCCTTATCAACGTGTGAACGATTGGTGGAATACTAAAGGGAAGAAGTATAAAGCTCCGTCAGAAGATTTATTTCACAAATTGGGACTCTCCCATGAAAATCATTTTTCAGGACAGTTTATAAAAATTGGAAAGGGCATGGTGTGTGTGAAACGTCAAGATCCCAAGGAATTGGTGATGCTGGCAGGAGGCGATCAGGAATATATCGCTTTAGTAAAAGAAGCCTATGAAAAATATGCGGGCAACGCAGAACTAATACTAAAAAATCATTTTACAGTTCAAAGGGGCGCGTACATTATTGCTGCGGTAATGGATGAGTATGATGAGCAATCATTGAAGATTAAAGGACCTGTAATTGATTTGTTTAATCCTATGCTGCCCGTACTGGATACTAAGGAAGTAGCTCCGGGCGAACAGGCGTTTCTGCTGAATCTAAACATGATTCGCTCCGATGCCCCACAAGTATTGGCTTCAGCATCGCGTATTTATGAGGAAACGACCACGAAAAATAGCTACTCGTTTATAGCTAAAAGCCCGTCAAATACTATTAATGCACTGCGAATAAAACTTCCTCGAAAACCTACATCTGTATCAGCATTGAAAGGTGCTGAGGTTCTTAATTTAATTACGAACGCATGGGATGCCCGTTCCCAAACTTTATTGCTACGTCTTCCTAATTATAGCGAAGGCGTGAAGATTACGCTAGCTTGGTAACAAGCTATAAAGCGTCAGGTTTACTAATTTCTTAACGGTTTCATCAGAAAGGAAATGATTAAAAAGGTTTTTTTATTGCTGCTATTGATATCGTCATGGACGGTTTTTGCTCAAACACATAATTTGGTACGTTATGTCAACACGCTTCAGGGCACCAACTCTAGTTTTGAGTTAACACATGGAAATACTTATCCTACAGTAGCACTACCATTTGCCATGAATACTTGGACACCACAAACGGGTAAGAATGGCGATGGCTGGAAATATCAGTATACTAAAAATACTATTAGGGGGTTTCAACAAGCTCATCAGTGTAGCTCTTGGAGTAATGATTACGCAGTATTTTCTTTTATGCCTG encodes the following:
- the ccpA_3 gene encoding Catabolite control protein A; the protein is MKQLSIKDIAKLAGVVPSTVSFVINGKEKEMRISDELAAKIRKIIAETGYVPNRSAASLRTGKTHVIGLIVEDISNVFFSLLAKAVEDIAYKDGYRVVYCSTENEDKKGVELIRVLHKQVDGFIVTPSIGMRDEILKLKKIKKPVVLLDRYFPDANIPYVLVDNKKAIAQGVDLLISREYKNIAFVVTALDQVQMQERLEAFRQCIKKHTGCMPKYVLKLPFSTMENAYEKGIKSFLEQHPEIDAIFFATNYLTIDGLRALQALKWKIPDRVGVLSFDDHAIFKLYMPSITAINQPIVDIARKGIELLIAQMNNQADRNNSKVLLEAELICRDSLRKPSKKTKLS
- a CDS encoding TonB-dependent receptor P39, translated to MHFLIKQKLALALLVSLFVPLFLIAQVSDSESIVVSGTVRDKLNAVMSGVTIQNLRTGVTSLTDANGYYEIAASKGDTLTASHVGYITHRWVFSERIVENITLEAVAGSLEDVVVVGYGQQKKISLVGAQSTVKAEELKHPVANLSTMLSGRIAGLVGVQRSGLPGSNSADIWIRGIQTFGGNASGALVIIDGIQGRDLNSVDPEDISSFTILKDAAATAVYGSLGANGVILINTKRGKSGKVNLMFNYNEGITMFTKVQKMADAKTYMELKNEAMIAAGYAPQFSQAYIDSTLSGTANPYVYPNVDWLDLLFKDVAPNRRFNFSASGGTENTRFYTSLAYYSEDALLRTDPAVTYDANTRFQRYNFTSNIDMNWTKTTKFYLGISGYITDYNQPGAGATQAFSQAMNASPVFYPPMYPGNLVAGIAYGSTPSPNPWAAVTQTGYTNRFTSKLNSNASITQDLSFWVKGLSVNAMYSFDLYNESSHSRRRSRTLYYLNQAQPYKPDGSLNLEQMLTGSDNLDFSTSNYANRQFTLQAQAIYDRHFNDHHIYSMLVYNQLSQIYPFTSSWTDFIPHRQQNYAGKATYSFRQKYFAEFNVGYNGSEDYAPSRRFGFFPSVGVGWVLSKEKFFEPLSNIFQFFKIRYSNGIAGAPGTGLRFGYLTLITTNARGITYGKPGSSTSVSGINISQYGADVSWATSHTQDLGLEFNILNNKLSFVLDYFRSHRTGVFLTRADFPGYAGLQYNPIGNYGIVDASGFDGTVELQPIQLGLKSTISFRGTFSYNRDRLVENRQAPYADPYQERRGQNILAQFGYVAEGIFQSQEEIDNSPDQSYLGNPRVGDLKYKDLNGDGVINAYDQTKISRGDVPDLVYGFGFNFTLGRFYLSAFFQGISGAYRTLSGIARAPFSGDGNDGNVYAIVTDRWTEDNPKANPFYPRLAFGSVASANNNVPSTWWVRDIDFIRLKTVDFGYNLPNGTLKSIGLKNARIYFSGVNLLYWSKFKLWDPEMNTGDGNTYPNTRNLSLGIQANF